A part of Larimichthys crocea isolate SSNF chromosome VII, L_crocea_2.0, whole genome shotgun sequence genomic DNA contains:
- the LOC104927653 gene encoding P2Y purinoceptor 13: protein MNTTLSNTSIKCVRDTSVTAVVFPILYSILFICALILNSLAAWIFFNIPSTSTFMVFLKNVVVADLLMTLTIPVRILSDAGVGSSQLRAFHCRYSAVLFYITMYISILLLGLISLDRYLKIVKPFGKGALQKVRVGQLLSAAIWVVMLSLALPNIILSDQPPRISGGRVKCTSMKNKAGLLWHEGFNYFCQVVFWGTLALMVVCYTFISKKVYESYKASKSRSQAASRRTKAKVFVVVGVFFTCFAPFHFARVPYTLTQTGSMTSHCRAQNALYIAKETTLWLSATNVCLDPLIYVFLCKVFRKRLTATLSRKPFNKGVMESPTATSTQLEMSQIGQTSRLSYNGMAQQ from the exons ATGAACACCACCCTGTCAAACACTTCCATCAAGTGTGTTCGGGATACCAGTGTGACGGCGGTGGTTTTCCCCATTCTATACAGCATCCTCTTCATATGTGCCCTGATCCTGAACTCCCTGGCTGCATGGATCTTCTTCAACATCCCCAGCACCTCTACATTTATGGTCTTTCTAAAAAATGTG GTGGTGGCTGACTTGCTGATGACCCTGACCATCCCTGTGAGGATCTTAAGTGATGCAGGCGTGGGCTCCTCACAGCTACGCGCCTTCCACTGTCGATACTCTGCAGTTCTCTTCTATATCACCATGTACATCAGCATCCTTCTGCTGGGCCTCATCAGCCTGGACCGATACCTGAAAATAGTCAAACCATTTGGGAAGGGTGCCCTGCAGAAGGTTCGTGTTGGTCAGTTGCTGAGTGCAGCCATCTGGGTGGTAATGTTATCTTTAGCATTACCCAACATTATTCTAAGTGACCAGCCACCACGGATCTCTGGAGGCAGAGTAAAGTGCACGTCCATGAAGAACAAAGCCGGTCTGCTCTGGCATGAAGGATTCAACTATTTCTGTCAG gTGGTTTTCTGGGGCACGCTGGCCTTGATGGTGGTTTGCTACACTTTCATCAGCAAGAAGGTTTATGAGTCATACAAAGCCTCAAAGAGCAGATCTCAAGCAGCCAGTCGCAGAACCAAAGCGAAAGTGTTTGTGGTGGTAGGAGTGTTTTTTACCTGCTTTGCCCCATTTCACTTTGCCCGCGTACCCTACACCCTGACCCAAACCGGCAGCATGACAAGTCATTGCCGGGCACAGAACGCACTCTACATTGCCAAGGAAACCACCCTGTGGCTGTCAGCCACTAATGTCTGTCTGGATCCACTTATCTATGTGTTCCTGTGtaaggtgtttaggaaaagaCTGACAGCCACACTCAGCCGTAAGCCATTCAACAAAGGTGTCATGGAGTCTCCCACAGCAACATCAACTCAGCTGGAGATGTCACAGATAGGCCAGACTAGCAGACTATCATATAACGGGATGGCACAGCAATAA